In one Bacteroidota bacterium genomic region, the following are encoded:
- the gcvT gene encoding glycine cleavage system aminomethyltransferase GcvT has translation MKNTALTQKHIELGAKIVPFAGYNMPVSYSGIKDEHNTVRNNVGVFDVSHMGEFEVRGPKALDFLQYITSNDVSKLVQGKVQYSCFPNDKGGIIDDLLVYKFTDEHYLLVVNASNIEKDWNWVNLQNKKFNADLTNTSDNVAQIAIQGPKALDALKELTELDLGEMEYYTFKVGTIAGIDNILISTTGYTGSGGFEIYSSNDDMPKIWDKIFAHNNELGIKAIGLGARDTLRLESGFCLYGNDINDTTSPIEAGLGWITKFSKDFIKKDYHLKLKEEGVERKLVGIVLVDKGIPRQHMEILNEKEEIIGEITSGTQSPLTKKSIAMGYIAKGYRKSGTEVFVKSRNKILKANVSRPPFFKN, from the coding sequence ATGAAAAATACAGCATTAACACAAAAACATATAGAACTTGGAGCGAAAATAGTTCCTTTTGCAGGATATAATATGCCGGTTTCTTATTCGGGAATAAAAGATGAACATAATACAGTAAGAAATAATGTAGGAGTTTTTGACGTAAGTCACATGGGAGAATTTGAAGTGAGAGGACCAAAAGCCTTAGATTTTCTTCAATATATTACTTCCAATGATGTATCGAAATTAGTTCAGGGAAAAGTTCAATACAGTTGTTTCCCAAATGATAAGGGTGGAATTATAGACGACCTCCTTGTTTATAAATTTACTGATGAACATTATTTATTAGTAGTAAACGCATCAAATATTGAAAAAGATTGGAATTGGGTAAATCTGCAAAATAAAAAATTTAATGCCGATTTAACAAATACATCTGATAATGTTGCACAAATTGCCATTCAAGGACCAAAAGCTTTGGATGCTTTAAAAGAACTTACAGAGCTTGACCTCGGAGAAATGGAATATTACACTTTTAAAGTAGGAACAATAGCAGGTATTGACAATATTTTAATTTCAACAACAGGTTATACCGGTTCAGGTGGTTTTGAAATTTATTCATCAAATGATGATATGCCGAAAATTTGGGATAAAATATTTGCTCATAACAATGAGTTAGGTATTAAAGCTATTGGACTTGGTGCACGTGATACATTGAGATTAGAATCAGGATTCTGTCTTTATGGAAATGATATTAACGATACAACATCCCCTATTGAAGCTGGATTAGGCTGGATAACTAAGTTCTCCAAAGATTTTATTAAAAAAGATTATCATTTGAAATTAAAGGAAGAAGGTGTTGAAAGAAAATTAGTTGGAATAGTATTAGTTGACAAAGGAATTCCAAGGCAACACATGGAAATATTAAATGAAAAAGAAGAAATAATAGGAGAAATTACTTCGGGAACACAATCCCCTTTGACAAAAAAATCCATTGCAATGGGTTATATTGCCAAAGGATATAGAAAGTCAGGTACAGAAGTTTTTGTAAAATCAAGAAATAAAATTTTAAAAGCTAATGTTTCAAGACCACCATTTTTTAAAAACTAA